In a genomic window of bacterium:
- the accB gene encoding acetyl-CoA carboxylase biotin carboxyl carrier protein has protein sequence MDLKDLKSLIKMVDESNVSEIEIEQDQSKTKGRLKIRISKNNGMTAMTFVPQSQHQPVQYTQSQPPQIPQSVQFESKETIEKSHAERPKDFVESGNFIEIKSPIVGTFYRSPAPDADPYVEIGSSVKPGQTLCIIEAMKIMNEIESEVTGKVVKILVEIGQPVEYNQTLFLLDKA, from the coding sequence ATGGACCTAAAAGATCTTAAAAGCCTTATCAAAATGGTTGATGAGAGCAATGTCAGCGAAATAGAGATTGAACAAGATCAGAGTAAAACAAAAGGCCGCCTCAAAATCCGGATCAGCAAGAATAACGGCATGACGGCAATGACATTCGTTCCGCAGTCACAACACCAACCGGTTCAATATACACAATCACAACCACCTCAGATTCCTCAATCCGTGCAGTTCGAAAGCAAAGAAACTATAGAAAAGTCCCATGCGGAACGTCCCAAAGACTTCGTGGAATCGGGAAATTTTATTGAGATCAAGTCGCCCATTGTCGGAACCTTCTACCGTTCCCCCGCTCCTGATGCGGATCCATACGTGGAAATCGGTTCATCAGTAAAACCGGGACAAACTCTCTGCATTATTGAGGCCATGAAAATTATGAACGAAATTGAAAGTGAAGTAACAGGCAAGGTAGTTAAGATCCTTGTTGAGATAGGACAACCGGTCGAATATAACCAAACGTTATTCCTATTAGATAAAGCATAG
- the efp gene encoding elongation factor P, whose product MAGVSDFRTGMTILMDGNLYVVTEFQHRNPGNWRAFVVAKLKNVKTGRVIEKTFRSHDKLEEVRAESKEMQFLYNDGSMMHFMDNQSFEQVGIPNETVGEAANFMKEGITPKILFYEGNAVSIEMPITVELKVVSTAPGVRGDTVTGGSKPAELESGATVNVPFFINEGDMVKIDTRTGDYLERVAK is encoded by the coding sequence ATGGCAGGTGTTTCAGATTTCAGAACAGGGATGACCATTCTTATGGACGGGAATTTGTATGTTGTTACGGAATTCCAGCATCGCAACCCCGGTAATTGGCGCGCATTTGTTGTCGCTAAGCTAAAAAACGTCAAAACAGGCAGAGTTATTGAAAAGACGTTTCGTTCTCATGACAAATTGGAAGAGGTTCGTGCTGAAAGCAAAGAAATGCAGTTCCTCTACAATGACGGAAGCATGATGCATTTTATGGATAATCAGTCATTTGAACAGGTTGGAATTCCAAACGAGACCGTTGGTGAAGCTGCCAATTTCATGAAAGAAGGCATTACACCAAAAATTTTGTTTTATGAAGGTAATGCGGTCAGCATTGAAATGCCCATCACCGTCGAGTTAAAAGTTGTAAGTACAGCTCCCGGTGTAAGAGGCGACACTGTGACCGGCGGATCGAAACCGGCGGAACTTGAAAGCGGCGCGACCGTTAATGTACCCTTTTTCATAAATGAAGGCGACATGGTCAAGATTGATACCCGAACGGGTGATTATCTTGAACGGGTGGCTAAATAA
- a CDS encoding glycoside hydrolase, whose translation MFTFNAKTKKAVFQLELPEAHSVSLLGDFNEWDHTKNAMKKSKNGIWKAEIKLAPGEYQFLYFADESKWLTDDQCPRTTSEVGTENSIALIEETKPVRTAAKKVRATKKK comes from the coding sequence ATGTTCACATTTAATGCCAAAACAAAAAAAGCAGTGTTTCAATTAGAGTTACCAGAAGCACATTCGGTCAGCCTTTTAGGTGATTTTAATGAGTGGGATCATACGAAAAACGCCATGAAAAAAAGCAAAAATGGGATTTGGAAGGCAGAGATCAAACTTGCGCCCGGGGAATACCAGTTTTTGTATTTTGCAGATGAAAGCAAATGGCTAACGGATGATCAATGCCCCCGTACAACAAGCGAGGTAGGAACGGAAAATTCAATTGCGCTCATCGAAGAAACAAAGCCTGTTAGAACAGCAGCTAAGAAAGTTCGCGCTACGAAAAAGAAATAG
- a CDS encoding sigma-70 family RNA polymerase sigma factor: MAITKTKNSEHRSLIKHPDSHSRSSVSHMTVLSATSERELVRFALSDKTLAEKSIVELWNRYKKRLYLYVKYKLNKNRYAGEEQEKYIIEDIIQNTFCDVIENLKEYNPKFEVSTWIYNITNKHFVRYVRETQKYNGKTLGFDDTAESYSLSSDCREPDIEFELKEFERIVIVFVQSLKTKEDREVFLLYLQNLHTKNIANLVGNTQDAVRARLNRTIKSFKKFLNKRYPEYLNSTTLSQIKNLNIRVSVK; the protein is encoded by the coding sequence ATGGCTATTACAAAAACAAAGAATAGCGAACATAGGTCATTGATTAAGCATCCTGATTCGCATTCCAGATCTTCGGTTTCCCATATGACCGTATTGAGCGCAACATCGGAGAGGGAACTGGTTCGTTTTGCTTTGAGCGATAAAACACTGGCCGAAAAATCAATAGTGGAGTTATGGAATCGTTATAAAAAAAGACTTTATTTATATGTAAAATATAAACTTAATAAAAATAGATACGCCGGTGAAGAGCAAGAAAAGTATATTATCGAAGACATAATTCAAAATACGTTTTGCGATGTTATCGAAAATCTAAAAGAGTACAACCCTAAGTTCGAAGTTTCAACCTGGATTTATAATATCACCAACAAGCATTTCGTCCGTTATGTCCGTGAAACCCAAAAGTATAACGGCAAAACTCTTGGCTTTGACGATACAGCTGAATCCTATTCTCTTAGTTCAGATTGCAGGGAACCGGATATTGAATTTGAGCTAAAAGAATTTGAACGAATCGTGATAGTTTTTGTACAATCCCTTAAGACGAAAGAAGACAGAGAAGTTTTTTTGCTGTATTTACAGAACTTGCATACAAAAAACATAGCTAATTTAGTTGGCAATACTCAGGACGCCGTAAGAGCCCGGCTAAATCGGACGATAAAGAGTTTTAAGAAATTTCTGAATAAACGATACCCGGAATACTTGAATTCAACCACCTTGTCTCAGATAAAGAACTTGAATATTCGGGTCTCGGTCAAATAG
- a CDS encoding NAD(P)H-quinone oxidoreductase: MIKDAGKSSSLEWTEVPMVRRKAGEVIVKVRSTAVNRADLLQRRGLYPSPDGESEIIGLECAGEIVETGPEVTNCKVGDRVCALLAGGGYADYINIHQDMILPIPTNLSFDEAAAIPEAFYTAYLNLFDLGELKPGETCLIYSGGSGVGTAAIQIAKFAKATVLTTAGSPEKMRRCIELGADHVFDYKEDQLISKIKQLTKVTGVDLILDTVGAKYSANNIDLLGYRGRLILIGLLSGSVAAVDLSQVLKKNILIRGSTLRNRPIREKIILTQQIKSFVLPLFEDGVLKPVIDSVYPIQQIEDAHQRMLGNKNFGKIVISVG; the protein is encoded by the coding sequence ATAATTAAAGATGCCGGCAAAAGCAGCAGTTTGGAATGGACAGAAGTTCCGATGGTTAGACGCAAAGCCGGTGAAGTTATCGTAAAGGTACGTTCAACGGCTGTCAATCGGGCCGATCTGCTGCAACGTCGCGGTTTGTACCCGTCGCCGGATGGTGAATCAGAGATAATAGGACTTGAATGCGCTGGTGAAATTGTGGAAACCGGACCGGAAGTGACGAATTGCAAAGTTGGAGACCGGGTGTGCGCATTGCTTGCAGGAGGCGGGTATGCGGACTACATTAACATTCATCAGGATATGATTCTGCCGATTCCAACCAATCTGTCGTTTGATGAGGCTGCGGCTATTCCGGAGGCCTTTTATACTGCGTATTTGAATTTGTTCGATCTGGGCGAACTCAAGCCAGGTGAAACGTGTTTGATCTATTCCGGTGGAAGTGGTGTTGGAACTGCCGCGATTCAAATTGCAAAATTTGCCAAAGCCACTGTTCTTACAACAGCAGGAAGCCCTGAAAAAATGAGAAGGTGTATAGAACTTGGCGCAGATCATGTTTTTGATTATAAAGAAGATCAATTAATAAGCAAAATCAAACAGTTGACCAAAGTCACCGGTGTCGATCTCATTTTGGACACTGTCGGTGCGAAATATTCTGCAAATAACATCGATTTATTGGGGTATCGTGGGCGCTTGATCTTAATTGGGCTTTTGAGTGGTTCAGTAGCAGCAGTAGATTTGAGTCAAGTATTGAAGAAGAATATTCTGATACGGGGCAGTACTTTACGTAACCGGCCGATTCGGGAAAAAATTATATTAACTCAACAAATAAAATCCTTTGTTTTGCCTCTATTCGAAGATGGAGTTTTAAAACCGGTAATTGATTCCGTTTATCCGATTCAGCAGATCGAAGATGCGCATCAGCGTATGTTGGGAAATAAGAATTTCGGCAAGATCGTTATTTCCGTGGGTTAG
- a CDS encoding HAD-IIB family hydrolase: protein MFRKNKTLPVVIFTDLDGTLLNYYDYSYRDALPIIARIREQSIPLIICTSKTRHEVLDFRKELNIEDPFITENGGGIFFQKNHEHEVFNESDYYEGYRLIRLGKYYSEIRAFFIELKKSFAITGFGDMGVSAIQNLTGLSMDQATKAKRREFTEPFIFESEQDVFLVDQMARQKGFKVVQGGRFYHLIGSEQDKSVAVERVIQIYENMFQSKIISIGAGDSMNDYGMLKVVQYPVFIPHPDGKFESMDIPNLIKAPYAGSKGWNAAIEMVLNSIK from the coding sequence ATGTTTCGAAAAAACAAAACATTGCCGGTCGTTATTTTTACTGATTTAGACGGGACATTGCTTAATTATTATGACTATTCCTATCGTGATGCACTGCCCATCATAGCGCGTATTCGCGAGCAATCAATCCCGCTCATTATTTGTACCAGTAAAACCCGACACGAAGTTCTTGACTTTCGAAAAGAATTAAACATAGAGGATCCGTTTATCACTGAAAACGGCGGCGGTATTTTTTTTCAAAAAAACCATGAGCATGAGGTTTTCAACGAGAGTGATTACTATGAGGGTTATCGGCTGATACGGTTGGGTAAATATTATTCGGAAATCCGCGCGTTTTTTATAGAGCTAAAAAAAAGTTTTGCTATCACCGGTTTCGGCGATATGGGCGTAAGCGCCATTCAAAATTTGACCGGTTTGTCAATGGATCAGGCGACCAAAGCGAAACGTAGAGAGTTTACCGAACCGTTTATTTTTGAGTCCGAACAAGACGTTTTTCTTGTAGATCAAATGGCTAGGCAAAAAGGATTTAAAGTCGTTCAAGGAGGGCGATTTTATCACTTGATCGGTTCTGAACAGGATAAAAGTGTAGCAGTCGAGCGCGTCATTCAGATCTACGAAAATATGTTTCAGTCAAAGATTATATCAATCGGCGCGGGCGACAGCATGAATGACTACGGCATGCTGAAGGTCGTTCAATATCCGGTATTCATTCCGCATCCGGATGGAAAATTTGAATCGATGGATATTCCCAATCTAATCAAAGCGCCTTATGCCGGCAGCAAAGGTTGGAATGCGGCAATCGAAATGGTTTTAAACTCGATAAAATAA
- a CDS encoding glycerate kinase, which yields MNYKNTAREIFTAAFQSVLPAQLINESVRFDGQSLRIQEHEYLIPAQSRIFIFGSGKASVAMANVLYQILSDRITGGMMLASDPGRDIGPIRVLESSHPVPTQKTLDATNQLIAAMSDLSDKDFFIYLLSGGSSAIVEKPISPITLDDFQHTTSLLLRSGAPIDEMNIVRKHLSMVKGGRLVQLSSGTGLVLVLSDVIGDDLSTIGSALLYKDDSTYQDTVTILNKYDLMQKVPANVLAVIDQGLARQIPETPKTTHSNIIHHIIGNNYTALIRAQEKANQLGLPAHIMTSRLDGEAREAAKAITAIGKEIHISGNPFSPPVCLIFGGETTVTVRGKGKGGRNQELCLSALNEFRSMAFLTILSAGTDGIDGQCDAAGTAADCETFWKAQELQLNIDEYLAANDSYNFFKKTNDLIMTGPTGTNVGDITLMIIHE from the coding sequence ATGAATTATAAAAACACAGCCAGAGAGATATTTACCGCAGCTTTTCAATCAGTATTACCCGCACAACTCATTAATGAATCCGTTCGTTTTGATGGACAATCACTGCGCATTCAAGAGCATGAATATCTGATACCGGCGCAAAGCCGTATTTTTATATTTGGTAGCGGTAAAGCGTCCGTAGCCATGGCCAATGTGCTTTATCAAATTCTGAGCGATCGCATTACCGGCGGAATGATGTTAGCCAGTGATCCCGGGCGGGACATTGGACCCATCCGTGTTTTAGAAAGCTCACACCCTGTTCCGACACAAAAAACACTAGACGCGACCAATCAATTGATAGCCGCAATGTCCGATTTGAGTGACAAGGATTTTTTTATTTATTTATTATCCGGTGGAAGCTCGGCAATTGTTGAAAAGCCAATTTCCCCGATTACTTTAGACGATTTTCAACATACAACATCTTTACTACTGCGTTCAGGTGCGCCTATTGACGAAATGAACATTGTTCGCAAACATCTGTCCATGGTTAAAGGCGGCCGACTAGTGCAATTATCGAGCGGTACTGGGCTGGTACTCGTTTTATCGGACGTAATCGGAGATGACCTATCTACTATCGGTTCGGCGCTTTTGTATAAGGATGATTCAACGTATCAGGATACTGTTACAATTTTAAATAAATATGATCTGATGCAAAAGGTTCCGGCCAATGTACTGGCGGTGATCGATCAAGGACTTGCCCGACAAATTCCTGAAACACCTAAAACAACTCATTCCAACATTATTCATCATATCATAGGCAATAATTATACCGCTTTAATTCGTGCGCAGGAGAAGGCGAATCAATTAGGTTTACCTGCGCATATTATGACTTCCCGGTTAGACGGCGAGGCGCGCGAAGCCGCTAAAGCAATCACAGCAATAGGAAAAGAAATTCACATATCCGGGAATCCGTTTTCTCCTCCGGTCTGCCTTATATTTGGCGGGGAAACAACCGTGACAGTGCGTGGAAAAGGAAAAGGCGGCCGCAATCAAGAATTATGCTTATCCGCTTTGAATGAATTTCGTTCTATGGCATTTCTCACTATTTTAAGCGCTGGTACGGACGGTATCGACGGCCAATGCGATGCAGCGGGAACAGCAGCCGATTGCGAGACATTTTGGAAAGCGCAAGAACTTCAACTCAATATCGACGAGTATTTGGCCGCCAATGATTCGTACAATTTTTTCAAGAAAACAAATGATCTAATTATGACCGGACCTACGGGAACGAATGTGGGAGATATAACACTGATGATCATTCATGAGTAG
- a CDS encoding glycosyl transferase family 2, with protein MKEISLEKALVEQVERIGSADILVGIPSYNNAGTIGHVARATQAGLAKYFPNYKAVLLNSDGGSNDQTMDVVRNTTIESSDTLLITHSSKTFLKIATPYHGIPGKGSAFRTIFETAKRLNVKACCVVDSDLRSITPEWIELLLKPVLESNFDYVAPMYLRHKFDGTITNGIVYPLTRALYGQRIRQPIGGEFGFSGSLAKFFLKQDVWESDVARFGIDIWMTTTAIANSFKVCQSFLGAKIHDAKDPGVDLSNMLFQVVDSTFELMAQYIPVWHNVTESKPVPTFGFQYAVGLEPIAVNVDRLIEKYNMGVKDLRPIWEMFLPDDILATLSRLQHASKNDFHFSDEVWVKIVFNFALAFKNKVIHREHLLKSLTPLYLGRTASFIMEVWDSNADEVEQRLEQLCLAFEKEKLNIIDHWS; from the coding sequence ATGAAAGAAATTTCATTAGAAAAGGCATTGGTTGAGCAGGTTGAGAGAATCGGTTCTGCAGATATATTAGTCGGCATTCCGAGTTACAACAACGCGGGAACGATTGGGCATGTTGCACGCGCCACGCAGGCCGGGTTGGCAAAGTATTTCCCGAACTATAAAGCGGTACTGCTAAATTCCGACGGAGGATCAAATGATCAGACGATGGATGTTGTTAGAAATACAACCATCGAAAGCTCAGATACGCTTTTAATCACTCATTCTTCAAAAACCTTTCTTAAAATTGCAACACCTTATCACGGAATTCCTGGAAAAGGAAGTGCATTCCGAACCATATTTGAGACGGCAAAACGATTAAATGTCAAAGCATGCTGCGTGGTCGATTCTGATTTGCGAAGCATTACTCCTGAATGGATAGAGTTATTGTTAAAACCGGTACTGGAGTCAAATTTTGATTATGTTGCGCCGATGTATCTTCGCCATAAATTTGACGGCACGATTACCAACGGCATCGTATATCCGTTAACACGCGCTTTGTACGGACAGCGGATTCGCCAGCCCATCGGCGGCGAATTTGGTTTTTCAGGCTCCTTAGCAAAATTTTTTCTAAAACAGGATGTATGGGAAAGCGACGTAGCTCGGTTTGGAATCGATATCTGGATGACTACCACGGCGATCGCCAATTCCTTCAAAGTATGTCAATCCTTTTTGGGAGCCAAAATACATGATGCCAAGGATCCCGGCGTCGATCTGAGCAATATGTTATTCCAAGTAGTTGATTCAACGTTTGAATTGATGGCGCAGTACATACCGGTTTGGCATAATGTTACCGAATCAAAACCGGTGCCGACTTTCGGATTTCAATATGCCGTCGGGCTTGAGCCAATCGCTGTGAATGTTGACCGACTGATCGAAAAATATAACATGGGCGTCAAAGACCTCAGACCAATTTGGGAAATGTTTCTACCGGATGATATATTAGCAACTCTAAGCCGCCTGCAACATGCATCGAAGAATGATTTTCATTTTTCAGATGAAGTCTGGGTAAAAATAGTGTTCAACTTCGCCTTAGCATTTAAGAACAAAGTGATTCATCGTGAGCACTTATTGAAGTCGTTAACACCCTTATACCTGGGCAGGACGGCTTCATTTATCATGGAAGTCTGGGATAGCAATGCCGATGAAGTTGAACAGCGATTGGAACAACTTTGTTTGGCTTTTGAAAAAGAAAAATTAAATATTATCGACCACTGGTCATAA
- a CDS encoding glycosyl transferase, with protein MADFFQNGSVTTLQKLKDRPIEEIEEELRQFAKKKNVVLLLPSLYSEFEGPAMPHIVEELRHVDYLFQIVLSLDSADDRQFQKVKSIFADFPSKVKIIWHDGPKMSEMYHKLKGSGFDISTPGKGRSVWVTLLYILADNDVDVIALHDCDIVNYKRELPARLIYPLVHPALHYEFSKGYYARVTHKLYGRVTRLFYTPIIRALKKIIGLNSFLEYLDSFRYPLSGEFAFVRTLAKGIRISPTWGLEVSMLSEVYQNASVNRICQVEIQETYEHKHQELKKDKPNEGLVRMANDISLTLFRVLSQDGIVMSRAFYSTLLTTYIQESRKAIDIFNAVSVINGLSYDRNSELEAVDAFVNALKSAVQEFTQDPIGVRMLPAFVRIVAALPEFTNQLVEHVNHDNA; from the coding sequence ATGGCTGATTTTTTTCAAAATGGCAGCGTAACCACTTTACAAAAACTGAAGGATCGACCGATCGAGGAGATAGAAGAAGAACTACGGCAGTTTGCTAAGAAGAAAAATGTGGTTTTATTGCTCCCGTCCTTGTATTCGGAATTTGAAGGTCCCGCGATGCCGCACATCGTCGAGGAATTGCGTCATGTCGATTATTTATTTCAGATCGTGTTATCGCTGGATAGTGCCGATGACCGGCAGTTTCAAAAAGTAAAATCGATTTTCGCGGATTTCCCGTCTAAAGTGAAAATCATCTGGCATGATGGACCGAAAATGTCCGAAATGTATCATAAGTTGAAAGGTAGCGGTTTTGATATCAGTACCCCGGGCAAAGGTCGTTCTGTTTGGGTCACATTGTTATATATCCTTGCGGATAATGATGTGGATGTTATTGCGCTCCACGATTGTGATATTGTGAATTACAAACGGGAGTTGCCGGCACGTTTGATCTATCCCCTGGTTCATCCGGCGCTTCATTATGAATTCAGTAAAGGGTATTATGCGCGTGTGACTCACAAGCTATACGGCCGCGTTACACGCTTATTTTATACCCCGATCATACGCGCGTTAAAAAAAATAATCGGGCTAAACTCTTTTCTTGAATACCTGGACAGTTTCCGTTATCCGCTTTCCGGAGAATTTGCTTTTGTTCGGACATTAGCTAAAGGAATCCGCATCTCCCCGACGTGGGGACTCGAAGTATCCATGTTGAGCGAGGTATATCAAAATGCATCCGTTAACAGGATCTGTCAGGTTGAAATTCAGGAAACCTATGAACACAAACACCAGGAACTGAAAAAAGACAAACCAAATGAAGGTTTAGTCCGCATGGCCAATGACATTTCCCTAACTCTTTTCCGGGTATTGAGTCAGGATGGGATAGTCATGTCACGCGCTTTCTACTCAACATTGCTCACCACGTACATTCAGGAATCACGGAAAGCCATAGATATTTTTAATGCGGTCTCCGTGATCAACGGGCTATCTTATGACCGTAACAGTGAGCTTGAAGCCGTTGACGCCTTTGTAAACGCCCTGAAATCTGCTGTGCAGGAGTTCACGCAGGATCCGATAGGCGTACGGATGCTCCCGGCGTTTGTACGAATTGTAGCTGCGCTTCCCGAATTTACCAATCAGTTGGTCGAACACGTCAATCATGATAATGCGTGA
- a CDS encoding sodium/solute symporter (Members of the Solute:Sodium Symporter (SSS), TC 2.A.21 as described in tcdb.org, catalyze solute:Na+ symport. Known solutes for members of the family include sugars, amino acids, nucleosides, inositols, vitamins, urea or anions, depending on the system.) encodes MEQIDWIIVFGYIVLIIGISIIIGRRQKTQEDYYLAGRSMGAWKIALSIVATQVSAISLIGVPAFVAANPSGGLVWLQYEFAVPLAMILIMTVLLPVYHRLRVISIYEYLEKRFGRQVRLLLSMVFLISRGLGSGVMLLATSILTAACLGLDIITTILIMGVVSIIYTSIGGITADIYSDIIQLIVLWISTFILVGIVISLLNFDTLSLTSIEQQRLNIFDFQSTGLGDGQTFGFWPMLFGGIFLYFSYYGCDQSQAQRLLTTPTVQEARKSLFLNGLLRFPLVLTYCAFGVLLIPYLAQNSVMAEKIKEVGPDYLVPYFLLEYVPKGFLGLTVSGIFAASMSSLDSSLNSLSASTWRDVILNYHRSALNWTPRNSVLISRVLTVVWGVICTGFAVLLTVSSDTVIELINKIGSVFYGPVAAIFVLGILIRSANQTGAIIGLVAGVSVNIGLWVFAGQSVSWLWWNPIGFLISFFTGMVLGRITGLNKYVVVQGSTGINKNDIYSEKTVFYSIGLTVGFVFILIICLLTESFLQKFLM; translated from the coding sequence ATGGAACAAATAGACTGGATCATCGTTTTCGGCTACATCGTTTTGATTATTGGCATCAGTATAATAATTGGACGTCGCCAAAAAACGCAGGAGGACTATTATCTGGCAGGGCGCTCGATGGGTGCCTGGAAAATTGCTCTGTCCATCGTTGCCACGCAGGTCAGTGCGATAAGTTTGATAGGCGTTCCGGCATTTGTCGCCGCAAATCCGAGCGGCGGCTTAGTATGGCTTCAATACGAATTTGCCGTACCCCTCGCGATGATTCTGATCATGACCGTATTATTACCTGTCTATCATCGTTTGCGCGTAATCAGTATTTATGAGTATCTTGAAAAGCGGTTTGGCCGTCAAGTCCGGTTATTGTTAAGTATGGTTTTTCTGATCAGCCGCGGGCTGGGAAGCGGCGTGATGCTTCTCGCCACTTCAATTTTGACCGCCGCCTGCCTCGGCCTTGATATTATTACAACTATTCTGATCATGGGAGTGGTGTCTATCATCTATACATCCATCGGCGGAATCACGGCAGACATATACAGCGACATTATCCAGTTAATCGTTCTCTGGATCAGCACATTTATCCTGGTTGGGATTGTCATATCCTTGCTAAATTTTGACACATTGAGTTTGACGTCCATAGAACAACAGCGGTTAAATATTTTCGATTTTCAATCCACGGGTTTAGGTGATGGGCAGACCTTTGGGTTTTGGCCGATGCTTTTCGGCGGCATATTTTTATATTTCTCATATTACGGGTGTGATCAAAGTCAGGCGCAGCGATTATTAACGACTCCGACAGTTCAGGAAGCCCGAAAATCCTTATTTCTGAACGGTCTGTTACGATTTCCGTTGGTGTTGACCTACTGTGCCTTTGGAGTATTATTAATTCCTTATTTGGCTCAAAATTCCGTTATGGCGGAAAAAATAAAAGAGGTCGGGCCTGATTATTTGGTGCCTTATTTTCTGCTCGAGTACGTGCCTAAAGGTTTTCTGGGGCTTACAGTTTCCGGTATTTTTGCCGCTTCCATGTCCAGTTTAGACAGTTCGTTAAATTCGTTAAGTGCTTCGACTTGGCGGGATGTTATTTTAAACTACCATCGTTCTGCATTGAATTGGACTCCCCGGAATTCTGTGCTGATCTCCAGAGTTTTGACCGTTGTATGGGGAGTCATTTGCACCGGATTCGCCGTATTGCTTACCGTGAGTTCAGATACAGTCATCGAACTGATTAACAAAATCGGTTCTGTTTTTTACGGGCCGGTCGCCGCTATCTTCGTTTTAGGCATCCTAATTCGATCGGCCAATCAAACCGGCGCAATTATTGGGTTAGTAGCAGGAGTTAGTGTCAACATAGGATTGTGGGTTTTTGCCGGACAATCTGTTTCCTGGCTCTGGTGGAACCCCATTGGCTTTCTTATTTCATTCTTCACCGGTATGGTTCTCGGGAGGATAACAGGTTTGAATAAATACGTTGTAGTTCAGGGATCGACCGGAATTAATAAGAATGATATTTACTCTGAAAAAACGGTATTTTATTCAATTGGCTTAACCGTTGGATTTGTTTTCATACTGATAATCTGCCTGCTGACTGAATCCTTTCTGCAGAAATTCTTGATGTAG